The Euphorbia lathyris chromosome 3, ddEupLath1.1, whole genome shotgun sequence genome contains a region encoding:
- the LOC136222091 gene encoding uncharacterized protein isoform X4, translating to MQGFTDHRTNESISALIGRSTVSCILVIFTQFTLSLVPRFFYASSLLLQLSLSALLLLLVLGFGRWCKRLLGVYSSASALVFYNIIFLWCVYFIFVRQATSRLIDVMFQVEVAMLLVGLRSILSSDPGFVNTGSLQTDSEIKPFEVEAQNEFGSLGLKRIRYCKSCKAYVKGFDHHCPAFGNCIGQNNHVLFIVLLLGFLCTEATYIMCSFQFVRASHVLNGTKFEIGLAGSLVISTLLFALLQVLWQGIFMAWHVYCICFNIKTDEWINWKKYPEFQITIESQPGGSFTIMRYTNPYDKGIIQNVKEFSTRRD from the exons ATGCAAGGTTTCACTGATCATAGGACGAACGAGTCGATTTCAGCTTTAATTGGTCGCTCCACAGTTTCCTGTATCTTGGTAATCTTCACTCAGTTTACACTCTCTCTTGTTCCTCGCTTTTTCTATGCTTCCTCTCTTCTTCTCCAACTCTCACTTTCAG CTTTGCTGCTGCTGCTCGTTTTGGGGTTTGGAAGATGGTGTAAGCGGCTTCTTGGAGTCTATTCATCGGCTTCCGCTCTTGTGTTCTACAATATAATCTTCCTTTGGTGTGTTTATTTCATTTTCGTGAGACAAG CCACTTCACGTCTCATTGATGTCATGTTCCAAGTAGAAGTTGCTATGCTCTTAGTTGGTCTCCGCAG TATCCTATCAAGTGATCCTGGTTTCGTAAATACTGGATCTTTGCAAACAGACAGTGAGATCAAACCTTTTGAAGTTGAAGCTCAAAATGAATTC GGTTCACTAGGTCTGAAGAGGATTAGATATTGTAAGAGCTGCAAAGCATATGTGAAGGGGTTTGACCACCATTGCCCTGCTTTTGGGAATTGTATAG GGCAGAATAATCATGTCCTTTTCATAGTTCTTCTACTCGGATTTCTTTGTACCGAAGCTACTTACATAATGTGTTCCTTTCAGT TTGTCAGGGCTTCCCATGTGCTCAATGGAACCAAGTTTGAG atcGGTCTTGCTGGGAGTTTGGTCATCAGCACATTGCTGTTTGCTCTTCTCCAAGTCCTGTGGCAG GGTATTTTTATGGCATGGCATGTATATTGCATATGCTTTAACATCAAGACTGATGAGTGG ataaattggaagaaataccCAGAATTCCAAATCACTATTGAGTCCCAACCAG GCGGAAGCTTTACAATAATGAGGTATACAAATCCATATGATAAAGGTATTATTCAAAATGTGAAAGAGTTTTCAACAAGGAGAGATTGA
- the LOC136222092 gene encoding class I heat shock protein-like translates to MSLIPSLRSSVFDPFSLDVFNLAIPDMAVSNQETSAFVNTRIDWKETPEAHIFKADVPGLKKEEVKVEVEEGRILQIGGERSKEQEEKNDKWHRIERSSGKFLRRFRLPENAKMDQVKASIENGVLTVTVPKEEIKKPQVKAIEISG, encoded by the coding sequence ATGTCTCTCATTCCAAGCCTAAGAAGCAGTGTTTTCGATCCATTTTCGCTGGATGTCTTCAACCTTGCAATTCCTGATATGGCAGTCTCAAATCAAGAGACTTCAGCATTTGTTAACACAAGAATTGATTGGAAAGAGACTCCAGAAGCTCACATTTTCAAAGCTGATGTTCCTGGACTCAAGAAAGAGGAGGTCAAAGTTGAGGTTGAAGAAGGCAGAATTCTCCAGATTGGTGGAGAGAGGAGCAAAGAGCAGGAGGAGAAGAACGACAAGTGGCACCGAATAGAGAGGAGCAGCGGCAAGTTCCTACGAAGGTTTAGGCTGCCTGAGAATGCTAAGATGGATCAGGTGAAAGCTAGCATTGAGAATGGTGTGCTTACTGTGACTGTTCCTAAGGAGGAGATAAAGAAACCTCAAGTGAAGGCTATTGAAATCTCTGGCTAA
- the LOC136222091 gene encoding uncharacterized protein isoform X1, with product MQGFTDHRTNESISALIGRSTVSCILVIFTQFTLSLVPRFFYASSLLLQLSLSALLLLLVLGFGRWCKRLLGVYSSASALVFYNIIFLWCVYFIFVRQATSRLIDVMFQVEVAMLLVGLRSILSSDPGFVNTGSLQTDSEIKPFEVEAQNEFGSLGLKRIRYCKSCKAYVKGFDHHCPAFGNCIGQNNHVLFIVLLLGFLCTEATYIMCSFQFVRASHVLNGTKFEIGLAGSLVISTLLFALLQVLWQGIFMAWHVYCICFNIKTDEWKRKRKKKKESLAAAGHEGTLGVTTLPVSPSFISHLLLEDRIGINWKKYPEFQITIESQPVFCNPGGSFTIMRYTNPYDKGIIQNVKEFSTRRD from the exons ATGCAAGGTTTCACTGATCATAGGACGAACGAGTCGATTTCAGCTTTAATTGGTCGCTCCACAGTTTCCTGTATCTTGGTAATCTTCACTCAGTTTACACTCTCTCTTGTTCCTCGCTTTTTCTATGCTTCCTCTCTTCTTCTCCAACTCTCACTTTCAG CTTTGCTGCTGCTGCTCGTTTTGGGGTTTGGAAGATGGTGTAAGCGGCTTCTTGGAGTCTATTCATCGGCTTCCGCTCTTGTGTTCTACAATATAATCTTCCTTTGGTGTGTTTATTTCATTTTCGTGAGACAAG CCACTTCACGTCTCATTGATGTCATGTTCCAAGTAGAAGTTGCTATGCTCTTAGTTGGTCTCCGCAG TATCCTATCAAGTGATCCTGGTTTCGTAAATACTGGATCTTTGCAAACAGACAGTGAGATCAAACCTTTTGAAGTTGAAGCTCAAAATGAATTC GGTTCACTAGGTCTGAAGAGGATTAGATATTGTAAGAGCTGCAAAGCATATGTGAAGGGGTTTGACCACCATTGCCCTGCTTTTGGGAATTGTATAG GGCAGAATAATCATGTCCTTTTCATAGTTCTTCTACTCGGATTTCTTTGTACCGAAGCTACTTACATAATGTGTTCCTTTCAGT TTGTCAGGGCTTCCCATGTGCTCAATGGAACCAAGTTTGAG atcGGTCTTGCTGGGAGTTTGGTCATCAGCACATTGCTGTTTGCTCTTCTCCAAGTCCTGTGGCAG GGTATTTTTATGGCATGGCATGTATATTGCATATGCTTTAACATCAAGACTGATGAGTGG aaaaggaaaagaaaaaagaaaaaagaaagcttggcggcggcgggccatgaagggacgttaggcgttactacccttcctgtttcccctagtttcatctctcatcttctcttagaagataggattggg ataaattggaagaaataccCAGAATTCCAAATCACTATTGAGTCCCAACCAG TTTTTTGCAACCCAGGCGGAAGCTTTACAATAATGAGGTATACAAATCCATATGATAAAGGTATTATTCAAAATGTGAAAGAGTTTTCAACAAGGAGAGATTGA
- the LOC136222091 gene encoding uncharacterized protein isoform X3 translates to MQGFTDHRTNESISALIGRSTVSCILVIFTQFTLSLVPRFFYASSLLLQLSLSALLLLLVLGFGRWCKRLLGVYSSASALVFYNIIFLWCVYFIFVRQATSRLIDVMFQVEVAMLLVGLRSILSSDPGFVNTGSLQTDSEIKPFEVEAQNEFGSLGLKRIRYCKSCKAYVKGFDHHCPAFGNCIGQNNHVLFIVLLLGFLCTEATYIMCSFQFVRASHVLNGTKFEIGLAGSLVISTLLFALLQVLWQGIFMAWHVYCICFNIKTDEWINWKKYPEFQITIESQPVFCNPGGSFTIMRYTNPYDKGIIQNVKEFSTRRD, encoded by the exons ATGCAAGGTTTCACTGATCATAGGACGAACGAGTCGATTTCAGCTTTAATTGGTCGCTCCACAGTTTCCTGTATCTTGGTAATCTTCACTCAGTTTACACTCTCTCTTGTTCCTCGCTTTTTCTATGCTTCCTCTCTTCTTCTCCAACTCTCACTTTCAG CTTTGCTGCTGCTGCTCGTTTTGGGGTTTGGAAGATGGTGTAAGCGGCTTCTTGGAGTCTATTCATCGGCTTCCGCTCTTGTGTTCTACAATATAATCTTCCTTTGGTGTGTTTATTTCATTTTCGTGAGACAAG CCACTTCACGTCTCATTGATGTCATGTTCCAAGTAGAAGTTGCTATGCTCTTAGTTGGTCTCCGCAG TATCCTATCAAGTGATCCTGGTTTCGTAAATACTGGATCTTTGCAAACAGACAGTGAGATCAAACCTTTTGAAGTTGAAGCTCAAAATGAATTC GGTTCACTAGGTCTGAAGAGGATTAGATATTGTAAGAGCTGCAAAGCATATGTGAAGGGGTTTGACCACCATTGCCCTGCTTTTGGGAATTGTATAG GGCAGAATAATCATGTCCTTTTCATAGTTCTTCTACTCGGATTTCTTTGTACCGAAGCTACTTACATAATGTGTTCCTTTCAGT TTGTCAGGGCTTCCCATGTGCTCAATGGAACCAAGTTTGAG atcGGTCTTGCTGGGAGTTTGGTCATCAGCACATTGCTGTTTGCTCTTCTCCAAGTCCTGTGGCAG GGTATTTTTATGGCATGGCATGTATATTGCATATGCTTTAACATCAAGACTGATGAGTGG ataaattggaagaaataccCAGAATTCCAAATCACTATTGAGTCCCAACCAG TTTTTTGCAACCCAGGCGGAAGCTTTACAATAATGAGGTATACAAATCCATATGATAAAGGTATTATTCAAAATGTGAAAGAGTTTTCAACAAGGAGAGATTGA
- the LOC136222091 gene encoding probable protein S-acyltransferase 15 isoform X2 translates to MQGFTDHRTNESISALIGRSTVSCILVIFTQFTLSLVPRFFYASSLLLQLSLSALLLLLVLGFGRWCKRLLGVYSSASALVFYNIIFLWCVYFIFVRQATSRLIDVMFQVEVAMLLVGLRSILSSDPGFVNTGSLQTDSEIKPFEVEAQNEFGSLGLKRIRYCKSCKAYVKGFDHHCPAFGNCIGQNNHVLFIVLLLGFLCTEATYIMCSFQFVRASHVLNGTKFEIGLAGSLVISTLLFALLQVLWQGIFMAWHVYCICFNIKTDEWKRKRKKKKESLAAAGHEGTLGVTTLPVSPSFISHLLLEDRIGINWKKYPEFQITIESQPGGSFTIMRYTNPYDKGIIQNVKEFSTRRD, encoded by the exons ATGCAAGGTTTCACTGATCATAGGACGAACGAGTCGATTTCAGCTTTAATTGGTCGCTCCACAGTTTCCTGTATCTTGGTAATCTTCACTCAGTTTACACTCTCTCTTGTTCCTCGCTTTTTCTATGCTTCCTCTCTTCTTCTCCAACTCTCACTTTCAG CTTTGCTGCTGCTGCTCGTTTTGGGGTTTGGAAGATGGTGTAAGCGGCTTCTTGGAGTCTATTCATCGGCTTCCGCTCTTGTGTTCTACAATATAATCTTCCTTTGGTGTGTTTATTTCATTTTCGTGAGACAAG CCACTTCACGTCTCATTGATGTCATGTTCCAAGTAGAAGTTGCTATGCTCTTAGTTGGTCTCCGCAG TATCCTATCAAGTGATCCTGGTTTCGTAAATACTGGATCTTTGCAAACAGACAGTGAGATCAAACCTTTTGAAGTTGAAGCTCAAAATGAATTC GGTTCACTAGGTCTGAAGAGGATTAGATATTGTAAGAGCTGCAAAGCATATGTGAAGGGGTTTGACCACCATTGCCCTGCTTTTGGGAATTGTATAG GGCAGAATAATCATGTCCTTTTCATAGTTCTTCTACTCGGATTTCTTTGTACCGAAGCTACTTACATAATGTGTTCCTTTCAGT TTGTCAGGGCTTCCCATGTGCTCAATGGAACCAAGTTTGAG atcGGTCTTGCTGGGAGTTTGGTCATCAGCACATTGCTGTTTGCTCTTCTCCAAGTCCTGTGGCAG GGTATTTTTATGGCATGGCATGTATATTGCATATGCTTTAACATCAAGACTGATGAGTGG aaaaggaaaagaaaaaagaaaaaagaaagcttggcggcggcgggccatgaagggacgttaggcgttactacccttcctgtttcccctagtttcatctctcatcttctcttagaagataggattggg ataaattggaagaaataccCAGAATTCCAAATCACTATTGAGTCCCAACCAG GCGGAAGCTTTACAATAATGAGGTATACAAATCCATATGATAAAGGTATTATTCAAAATGTGAAAGAGTTTTCAACAAGGAGAGATTGA